GCTCGTATGTTTGTTTTTACAAAATTCAAGATCTGTCCCCCAAGTGGAATTGCTTGGTCATATGTCATTCCTGTTTTCTATATTTTACTGAAATGACATAGATTTCTGAACACTACCGTTAATTTTTATTGTTTGGTGATTAAAGGATTTCCAAACAACGTCATTGCTAACCCTCTACCAGCAAAATAACTATATTCTTCCATTATAGTTTTGTTGGCATAGAAACATGCGTCTAGAGCACAAGATCCAGAGTCCCATTCTTTTATAAATGCTTCAAGCCATCTATGTATAAAAAATGAGTCTAGTGGCCAAGGTGAAGCGATAACTGTTTCACAACTATTCTCTAGGAGTAACTTGGGTAACCCAAAAGTTGTTTCAGAATAGGGAGATTGATCTAACTTCCCGCCACTACAAACAAATAAAACAATAACTCCACAGTTTTTTATGCTTGACGCAAGAGTTGCTGGACTAAAGTAAAATTCTTGTTCATCTGCGATTTTTTTAAAATAGCCATTGTCGTTTGCTATTCCTCCATGAGCAGTTATAACGGCTAATTGTGAGTTTGAACAATGAAAAGGTATTTTACTCTCAGTTGAGACCTCAAATTGATACTCCTCAAACACAGGCGTCAAGCGACTATGGGCTATTTCTAACGTGCCTAAACTATCTTGAGAAATTGAAATCCACGCAGACATTTTATTCCTCTTCACTTTATTCCGTTCCGTTAATTTTTTAATCCAACTTATAGACGGAACATAACAACATGAAGTTTTTTGTCCCAAAAACTCTCTGTTTATTTGCAAAATATTTAATGGTATTTGTTGTAAATTTGGTTCAGCACAGACGATTAAGCGTTCAGTGTTAGGAACAGGTATTTCCAGTTCTGACATAGTTTCATAAAATACATTATTGCCTTCTTGCTCTAGAATATCTCCGTATTTATGAGGGTATGACTTTTGCCAAGTTAATAGGTTCTCTTTAAAAGCTTTTGTTTCCGGTAGAGACTCAAAAATCCCATTTTTAATTATCGTCCCTCGCAAATCACCACTTTGGTTTAAGGCAATTTGAAGAACAGTAAACCCTTGTGAGGAAAGGCTTGTGGCATACTCAAATAGCTCATATCTATCTGATTCATTTTGTGGTGCTTTTGAATTAGTTGCACTATCACTCAATAATTCCAGTAAGTTAAACAAATCTTTTTTGTCAAAGTTTGAAGAATCATTACTTAGGTTTCTCCTAGCCAAGTGCTTAACCATCTTTAAATCTTCAGGCCGATCTTGTGAAAAAACGCCAATCTGTATACTGTCGTTAAGCGAAAAAATGTCGTGAATTTCTGGTGTGAGACTGCTCATAACCCTAATTTTTTCTAGGGTACTTGGGGGCAAACTGTTACTAATTTCTTTGAGCACTTTAATAGTGTTTTGTTGTAGTTTTAAGCCGTCGTGTTTAGCTTTTTCTACAGCTTGGCAAAGAAGGATTGCAGTGGGCAGAATTTCTTCACCTTCTTCTATTACTTGCTTTGAAAGAGAAGTTAACTCATCAATCAAAGAAGACGCTTCTTGACTTTTCCATGACGTTATTTTGAATAGTTTAATTCCGGCATTTAAGTTTTGAAGCCTTAAACTTGCTTGAATTCCTATATCGTAATTGTCGACTAATTGTGAGGCGTTAGCAGTAATTTGTAGGGAAATATCCAATAGGTATAAGTCACGAGTAATTTTTGCTAACAAGAATATAATCTCAAAGGCGTGTTTAGGTTCAATTGCCTCATCTATAGAAAAACAACAACAACATGCAATCAATGCATCTAAAGGCTTTGCTTGGCGTAAGTAGATATCTGAGTAACAACTCCAAGCAATTAACTTCCTTGTAGCATCATTAAGAGAAACTTCTAAGGTCTGTTCAGCTAAATTCCTAGCTTGCTGAGGATTGTTCTGTGACCAGAAATGATTTGCAAGTAGTCTCAATGCGAATAAATCTTCAGCTATTAACTTATCAGCGTGTGGTGCCAAAAGGCAAATTACATATGCTAATTGTTCCGTAATATCCAGCTCTTCACGTCCATCTTTAGCTCCATAGTTTAGGAGCTTTTTAAGTGAGACGAGGTGACCATCAACATCTTCTGGAACTAGTCGTTCCGGCAAGGAAGATACTCCCAGTTCAATTACGCTTTCCTTATCTAGCCAATCAAAAGCTTTCCTGATAAAGTCTGTAACTTGATCATTCGATACACTTTCTTTTTCTGCATTTCTAACTTTATTTATTCTTAGTCCACGACTAGCCAGCGTTAAAGCTAAAGATGCTAAGGCTGGTAATCCATATTTACCAAAATTTTCAATAGACACTAATGAAAACAGCTTTGTTCTTAAGTGTGTTAAATCTGGATTAACAGCTACGTACTCTATTATTTCATTTAGAGTTATCTTGATTAGTTTTTCGTTTTTAGATATGTCGAATCCTATAAGGATTAGTTGCTCTAGACAATAGATGATTTTATAGACTGAACGAAGTTTGTATAAAGAGGAGGAGTTAACTTTTATAGATAATTCTAGAGACGCTATATAGTCTTTAGATTTGGCTGCTTTTATGGCATTGGTGATGTAGATTAGCGAAAACTTCTCTTGATTCTGACTTGTTTGAATTAGCTCATTAGATTCTTCAACAAGATCTGTAGTTCTTATTGTAAGTAACTCGACTTCGTCGAAACCAAATATTCGACTGTTTAAATCCTCTGGGTTTTCTTCTGACACTAATTCTAGTAAACGAAGGCATTTATTTTCTATTAAAACAGTAGATGTTTCGAAAAGGCCTTGTAATCGATGATATGCTTCTTTGGCAAAATCATATCTTTTTAAATCTGTACTGACTAAAAGTGCAAGTTCTAAATCTTGCTGTGTAAATAGTTTATTTACTTGCCCATCAATTAGCCTAGCTGCCAACTCTCTTTCCCCTGCTTGAAGGGCAATGCGGGAATAGTTTATAGATGCTTCAGGAGATACAATTGAATTACGGTCTGACATTTCTCTTATTATGTCGGAAGCTTGCCCTAATCTGTCACCTTTATATAGCATCTGAATTTTAATTTGTTTTATTATAGATAATCTCAAGTCGCTGTTTTCTAATTCAAATATAGCTTCTTCAACTTTCCCCTGCAAACATAAAGCTGACCATTTCATTATTTTAGGTTGAAGGTTGCTGGCTCCCATTTCTGCTTTAGAGCAATCACCCATCCAAACTGGATATAATCCATCTACTGTAACTATTTTTTCTTGGTTTTCTGTTTGAATAGGTTGAAGTTCTCTATCTGTTAAGACTATGAAATTTTTATTTTTTTTAGCTTCAGAAATCAGTCCTTCAGATAACTCAACTAGATTATTAACCCAATTGGATTCATAGCTACCAGATAATAATCTTTTTCCTCGATTTGTTTTCTTTGTATGACTGCTTTTGTACTTGCAACATAGAGGTAGCAAAATAACAGATTTTTCGCGGGCCTTTTTTGCGACTTCTATAACGGATTCAATACTCATCTCTTTTACATGATGTACTTTTAATATTTTATTTAAAAATTCAATATCCCGTGCTGTTGGTGGAGTTTCATAAAGATCTTTAAATGCGATTAAAAGGCTATCAAAAACGGAATCAAAACTGTAAATATTTGCTTGTTCAGGGGGAGAAATGAAACAAAGCTCTGAAATAAAACGTTCATTAGTACTCTGATTGAGAATGTTCAGAAGAAAAAGGCTCATTCCAGATAGAATTTTTGAGCTTTCCATATCTCCAATAAATAGTTCTGCTTCACCATATTGGGGAAGAGGTTTCCCGTTATATAGTGGCCTAGCGTCAAACGTTTTTGTGATATCTATTTTTATATCTTTCATGAAAAATTATCCATTTTTATTTTCGCGTCTGTTCTTATCGAGCTTTTATTGGGTTGAGTTTCAGTTCTCTATACTGTTTCTAGATTAAAAATGTCGGGGCTGTTCTTGTATTGTACAACTCAAGTTTTAACTATACATTAGCTTGTCCTATGCTAGCGAAAGTTACTGATTGAGAACACCGTCTGCTCGGTTCTGGGAGTTTCCTACCACGGCTTCGATGCTGCTAAACATAAGGAAAAGTACTGTGACTTCAGTGGCACGTTCTGCCACTGAGTAAATGCGCTAACAAACTTAGGGGCATTTCTGTGTTACATACCCCGTCAGCACACTTCTGGACAATTCTATGTCACCGATTTCACTAAATTAGTAATTAATGGATTACCTGGAGTATTGCAAACCATCTAACCTGCGGCCAAATTCACTCAAACACTACACGCCTCGTTAAGAGGCAAAATTTGTTGGCTATAATTAGCGACAAAGGAGCAAAAGCCAACTGTTTTTTGTCCTTTTAAACGACTTGCTAATTAGCCCTTACTCAAAGCCATATTTTTCTTTTCTTCGATTAAATGCATCTTCACCACCTTCAAGAATTTTAGCAGCAAGATTTTGAATATTTTCCTGATCAATAGAGCCTTGATTCTGGACTGGTAAAGTTGCATTTTCATTGGTTGATTCTAAAACACCAATCCATTCTGCATCACCAAAAACTGGTATGTTTGCATTATGAGTTGCAAAGATAAACTGCCTTGTTAATTTGGCGTCTCTAACTTGAGTAACAATTCTTTCTGCAATAAATGCATTGTCTAAATTATCTTCAGGTTGATCTAAAAGTAATGGGTCTTGATTATCAAGTAGGAGCATATGTAACAAAGCGGTACACTGTTGACCTGTTGATAATGAATCTAGCTTTTTGTATTGTGGCTCTTCAGTAGTTGAGACATTCAACTCAATACTAACCAAATCATCGATCTTGAACTCTTCAATTTCCATTATCTGTTCGTTACTGATTCTTGATAATCTATCGGCAGTCGTAGAGGTCATTCCCCAGTTTTTATCGATTAAAGCATCCCATCCTTTCTTTATTGTCTCAGCGAGTAAGGGAGCAGAAAACTCATCTACTGCTTTCATCCAAGAAAGTCTGCCCTCTGCAACATCAAGTAAACGGTAACCAATGATAAGCTTTATTAACCCAAGTCTATTTTTTTCTGCTGAATAATTAACCCTAATATTGCCTTTTAACTTCCTATTTAACTTCTTAACTCCCTTTTCAAAGGCTGTAGCTCTATTCGTTTTTTTCTCAGACAATTCAGCAAGTAGTGCCTGTCTTTTAGCTCTTTCTTTGTCTAATTTAGCCCGTTCTTTCTCAAGTTCCACTCGCTTAGGTTTTAGCCTTTCAATATTCTTAATTAGATCACGATATTCTTCACCGATTTGTTTCCCAGTTAAACCTTCAACAGGAGCTAATTTTTTAAATTCTTTAGTTATGGCTTCTTCTTGTTTATCTATGCTTTCTTGAAGTTCCTTATCAAGTAACTCTATCTTTTGTTGGGAGCTTTTAGAATCAAGTGCCATTTTTGTAATAGACGCTTCAATATTTACTTTAAATTCGACCAAGGCAGCCTTAGTCTTTTCAAATATTTCTTTGTCGGGATAGTCCTGAATCAACTCATCAGTGATAAAGTCACTGCATGGAATTGATTCAGAGAACTCTTTCAATGCACTATTTAAAGTTTCAATTTTTTCTGAAACCGTACTGAAAGTACTTCTTTCCGATTCAACTATTGGCAATAGTTTTAATTGCTGGTCTATTCCAAGTTCCTTGTACCTATTTTCATCTTCTTCATGTGCCTTCAAATCTTCTACATCTGATTCCAAGTTAGAAACACTAGATGTTAAATCAGATATATTGTTTCTTGTTATCACCAAGGATTCTTTAACAGTTGAAATACCAGATTCTTGCTCAATTTTATCTGTGTTTAGGAATCGCTCCACTACTTTCAATTGCTCACTCGAGTCTTTAGCGATTTCGTGGATTTCATTTTGACCGAAGATTTCAATATCAGGTAATAGATCTTGAGGAGAAAAAGTAGATACAGATCCACTGTCATCTTTTACTATTGGTGATTCACCATAGCGTCTTGATATTGTATATAGCTTTCCATGTTTTACTGCTGATTTGATAGTTAATTCAGCGAAACCCGAGCCAATATTTTGTTTAATAACTTTAAGGTGTTGTGCTTTCGTCTCTTTACTAATTGGCTCTATATCTAAAACGTAACGAATTGATTCAATTAAAGTCGATTTACCTGTGCCTCTTCCACCTATTAAAGCATTTAAGTGCTCTGAATATTTGATATCAATTCCATCAAGAAACCCGCCAACAAATCTAACTGACTCTACTCTGGAGTAATATTTCTCTTTAACATCAGAGTTAAGGCGTACACGGGATTCTGAATCTGAAAATGCTAATTTAAACGAGGAAAAGCTAGGTGTTGACATTTTTACCAAACAAGTCGCATTTTCTTTTCTTAATGTTTCAGGATCTTCTATATCTTTAGCGTTGATAATCGCAATATTTTTATCGCGTTTATAATCAGGGTTTTTATTTAGAAGAATCTGGTGATTTGCTTGGTCGCCTTGTTCCTTTAAAGCATCTAATGAAGTAGGGATTTGCGCCGCAACTAAGTTTTTATTCTTCCAAATATTGTTTAATTTTTGCTTTAAGACTCCGCTATCATCTGTGCAATGTGCAGCATAAACAAAGCCGCCTTTATCTATAACTGTTGATAGAATAAAGTCAGCACTTCTCGTTGAAGGGGCTGTACCATTAGATGTATCTATATCAAACTCATACAAATAATTGTTTAACATTTGAATGCTTGTGTCTTCTGGATATAGACAAACCAAGTGTATTTTTCACTAGATGCGATCTCAAATCCAGGAAAGACAACAATTCCTTGTGCATTGAAGGTTTCTTTAATTTTTGCTACTGAATCAACATTCCCGTGATCAGCTATTCCTACAACCTTTATTGATTCTTCAAGACAAACCTCTAATAATTTTTGATTATAGTCATCTTCTGAAAAATTCTGATTTTGTCCTCGATACGTTACATAACTAGCTGGATTTACTTGTAGTGCGCATTTCCAAAACTTTGCCTTAGTGTGTTCAACAGCCATATTCATATATTCAATCCTTAAATTTTGTATCGAGGCTTGCAGGGCTTAATAACGCTTTATATATGGCAAGTTGCCGCCTATACAGCCTGTAATGAGATTAACTTTAAATCAGATGCCATAGTGAATCAACGACTTACGTCAACCTTCCGTCTGCTGCAAGGTAGGGTAAATTGCATTTTGCAATCTATCCTTACTTAGTATTTGCTTAGTGAATAGACTTGATAACTGGTAAAACTTGGAGCCTATCGACATCCGAAGATTAGAAAAAGTATGCCATCACGTCGAT
Above is a window of Vibrio cortegadensis DNA encoding:
- a CDS encoding PHP domain-containing protein; the protein is MNMAVEHTKAKFWKCALQVNPASYVTYRGQNQNFSEDDYNQKLLEVCLEESIKVVGIADHGNVDSVAKIKETFNAQGIVVFPGFEIASSEKYTWFVYIQKTQAFKC
- a CDS encoding TrlF family AAA-like ATPase — protein: MLNNYLYEFDIDTSNGTAPSTRSADFILSTVIDKGGFVYAAHCTDDSGVLKQKLNNIWKNKNLVAAQIPTSLDALKEQGDQANHQILLNKNPDYKRDKNIAIINAKDIEDPETLRKENATCLVKMSTPSFSSFKLAFSDSESRVRLNSDVKEKYYSRVESVRFVGGFLDGIDIKYSEHLNALIGGRGTGKSTLIESIRYVLDIEPISKETKAQHLKVIKQNIGSGFAELTIKSAVKHGKLYTISRRYGESPIVKDDSGSVSTFSPQDLLPDIEIFGQNEIHEIAKDSSEQLKVVERFLNTDKIEQESGISTVKESLVITRNNISDLTSSVSNLESDVEDLKAHEEDENRYKELGIDQQLKLLPIVESERSTFSTVSEKIETLNSALKEFSESIPCSDFITDELIQDYPDKEIFEKTKAALVEFKVNIEASITKMALDSKSSQQKIELLDKELQESIDKQEEAITKEFKKLAPVEGLTGKQIGEEYRDLIKNIERLKPKRVELEKERAKLDKERAKRQALLAELSEKKTNRATAFEKGVKKLNRKLKGNIRVNYSAEKNRLGLIKLIIGYRLLDVAEGRLSWMKAVDEFSAPLLAETIKKGWDALIDKNWGMTSTTADRLSRISNEQIMEIEEFKIDDLVSIELNVSTTEEPQYKKLDSLSTGQQCTALLHMLLLDNQDPLLLDQPEDNLDNAFIAERIVTQVRDAKLTRQFIFATHNANIPVFGDAEWIGVLESTNENATLPVQNQGSIDQENIQNLAAKILEGGEDAFNRRKEKYGFE